From Neobacillus sp. PS2-9, the proteins below share one genomic window:
- a CDS encoding sugar-binding domain-containing protein, which yields MQSFIDIQKKLVPDLLQVLQKRYSILRYIGFMQPVGRRSLAVSLELTERVLRGEVEFLKEQNLIFTNNVGMSLTSEGKNLLEDLEGLMRELKGIDVMELELKHRLGIKKVIIVPGDSDESPMVKGELGKASAICMKKLLSGKNIIAVTGGSTMAAVAERLTPDFSKKELLFVPARGGVGEDVHNQANTICSNMAKNTDSKHRVFYVPDQVSSEIYESLIKEPDIHDVLHLIKSASMVLHGIGDAITMAERRKTNPDIKKKLEDGKAVGEAFGYYFNEEGEIVHKVFTIGLQLEDLAEIPHVIAVAGGASKAKAIKAYFKQAPASTILITDEGVAKRLLKG from the coding sequence ATGCAGTCATTTATCGATATCCAAAAAAAATTAGTACCCGATCTTCTTCAAGTCCTGCAGAAACGTTATTCTATCCTACGATACATAGGTTTTATGCAGCCAGTAGGTAGAAGAAGTTTAGCCGTTAGCTTAGAATTAACCGAACGAGTCCTTCGTGGTGAAGTTGAATTCCTGAAAGAGCAAAATCTTATTTTTACAAACAATGTGGGAATGAGTTTAACTTCTGAAGGGAAAAATTTACTAGAAGACTTAGAAGGTTTGATGCGTGAGTTAAAGGGTATTGATGTAATGGAATTGGAATTAAAGCACCGGCTTGGCATCAAGAAGGTCATTATCGTCCCTGGCGATAGTGATGAGTCACCGATGGTCAAAGGAGAGCTTGGCAAAGCAAGTGCGATTTGCATGAAAAAGCTTCTAAGCGGGAAAAATATCATCGCTGTTACTGGCGGTTCAACCATGGCTGCTGTTGCAGAAAGATTAACACCTGATTTTTCTAAGAAGGAATTGCTATTTGTCCCTGCTCGAGGCGGAGTTGGTGAAGATGTCCATAACCAGGCGAACACCATTTGCTCGAATATGGCAAAAAATACCGATTCTAAACATCGTGTATTCTATGTTCCCGATCAGGTCAGTTCAGAAATTTATGAATCCCTCATTAAAGAACCTGATATTCATGATGTATTGCATTTGATTAAATCAGCAAGCATGGTTCTTCATGGAATTGGGGATGCTATCACAATGGCTGAACGACGGAAAACCAACCCGGATATTAAGAAAAAGCTTGAAGATGGGAAGGCAGTCGGGGAAGCATTTGGTTATTATTTTAACGAAGAAGGCGAGATTGTCCACAAGGTATTTACGATTGGACTTCAGCTGGAAGACCTTGCAGAGATCCCACATGTGATTGCAGTTGCAGGCGGGGCCTCAAAGGCAAAAGCCATTAAGGCGTATTTTAAACAAGCACCAGCCTCGACGATACTTATTACCGATGAAGGTGTGGCTAAACGGTTGTTGAAAGGGTAA
- a CDS encoding carboxylesterase translates to MKVASPKPFTFEGGKRAVLLLHGFTGNSADVRMLGRFLEKKGYTCHAPHYKGHGVPPEELVHSGPKDWWQDVMAGYEFLKNKGHEEIAVAGLSLGGVFSLKLGYTVPIKGIVPMCAPMYIKSEEVMYEGILEYAREFKKREGKSDEQIEMEMEDFKKTPMRTLKELQALIADVRENVDMIYAPTFVVQARHDHMINTDSANIIYNEIESVTKDIKWYEESGHVITLDKERDKLHEDVYAFLEKLNWHD, encoded by the coding sequence ATGAAAGTTGCTTCACCGAAACCATTTACCTTTGAAGGAGGAAAGCGAGCGGTACTGCTGCTCCACGGTTTCACTGGAAACTCGGCTGACGTCCGGATGCTGGGACGTTTTTTAGAAAAGAAAGGCTATACCTGCCATGCACCTCACTACAAGGGGCATGGGGTGCCACCTGAGGAACTAGTACATTCTGGACCAAAAGATTGGTGGCAAGATGTCATGGCTGGCTATGAATTTTTAAAAAATAAAGGGCATGAGGAAATTGCAGTAGCCGGACTGTCTCTTGGCGGCGTATTTTCCTTGAAATTGGGTTACACTGTACCTATAAAGGGTATTGTACCGATGTGTGCCCCAATGTATATAAAAAGTGAAGAGGTTATGTACGAAGGAATCCTCGAGTATGCTCGCGAATTTAAAAAGCGTGAAGGAAAATCAGACGAGCAAATCGAAATGGAAATGGAAGACTTTAAGAAAACTCCAATGAGGACATTAAAGGAGCTTCAGGCATTGATTGCTGATGTTCGCGAAAATGTGGACATGATTTATGCCCCAACCTTCGTCGTTCAAGCACGCCACGACCACATGATTAATACGGACAGTGCAAACATTATTTACAATGAAATCGAGTCAGTTACAAAGGATATAAAATGGTATGAAGAATCTGGACATGTAATAACGTTAGATAAAGAACGTGATAAGTTACACGAAGATGTCTATGCTTTTTTAGAAAAACTTAACTGGCATGATTAA
- the secG gene encoding preprotein translocase subunit SecG: protein MHALVVTLLVIVSIGLIAVVLLQSGKSAGLSGAISGGAESLFGKQKARGIDLILHRITIVLSVLFFILALAVTYFKI from the coding sequence ATGCATGCATTGGTCGTAACATTATTAGTTATCGTAAGTATTGGTCTTATTGCGGTTGTTTTACTTCAATCTGGTAAGAGCGCTGGATTATCTGGTGCCATTTCTGGTGGTGCTGAATCCCTATTCGGCAAACAAAAAGCACGTGGAATCGATTTGATTCTACATCGTATCACGATTGTATTATCAGTATTATTCTTCATACTTGCGCTTGCTGTTACTTACTTTAAAATCTAA
- a CDS encoding haloacid dehalogenase-like hydrolase — MKRLLDCTAADFEKMTGKELKQSILASEGRTIVAEVIGSITPYYPAVTNAEMAAAFGADLILLNFFDVFNPTMEGLPEVVPDTIVRTLKKLVGRPIGLNLEPVDLTAKQVEALIELPEGRLATEKSLQKAKELGFDFVCLTGNPKTGVSNAEITKAIQVARTVFGEDGLIIAGKMHSAGVAGEVGGSLMSTETLHSFIEAGADIILIPSPGTVPGFTIERTAKLVDSVHEKGALAILTTGTSQEGSDEATVKQIALNSKMAGADLYHIGDAGAAGIAIPENITSYSIVVRGKRHTYVRMASSILR; from the coding sequence TTGAAACGTTTATTAGATTGTACAGCTGCTGATTTTGAAAAAATGACAGGAAAAGAATTGAAGCAAAGTATTCTCGCATCAGAGGGAAGAACGATTGTGGCGGAAGTAATCGGAAGCATTACCCCATATTATCCTGCCGTGACCAATGCAGAAATGGCCGCCGCATTTGGAGCAGACCTCATCTTATTAAACTTCTTTGATGTGTTTAATCCGACAATGGAGGGATTACCTGAAGTGGTGCCTGACACCATTGTGCGCACCCTGAAAAAGCTTGTAGGCCGTCCCATTGGTCTAAATTTAGAGCCAGTAGATCTTACAGCGAAGCAGGTTGAAGCTTTAATTGAATTACCTGAAGGAAGATTGGCTACTGAAAAATCACTACAAAAGGCAAAAGAACTAGGCTTTGATTTTGTCTGTCTGACAGGAAATCCTAAAACAGGCGTATCGAATGCAGAAATTACAAAAGCTATTCAAGTGGCCCGAACCGTTTTCGGCGAAGACGGATTGATTATTGCTGGGAAAATGCATAGTGCAGGTGTTGCTGGTGAGGTAGGTGGCAGCTTGATGTCAACCGAAACCTTACATTCCTTTATCGAAGCAGGAGCAGACATCATCCTCATTCCATCACCAGGGACGGTGCCAGGCTTTACGATTGAAAGAACAGCCAAGCTAGTCGATAGTGTCCACGAAAAGGGAGCACTTGCGATTTTGACAACAGGAACAAGCCAAGAAGGTTCAGATGAAGCAACCGTTAAACAGATCGCCTTAAATAGTAAAATGGCCGGTGCCGATTTATATCATATCGGTGATGCAGGAGCAGCGGGAATAGCGATCCCAGAAAACATCACATCCTACTCGATTGTAGTAAGAGGAAAGCGGCATACATACGTCAGAATGGCCTCCTCCATCCTAAGATAG
- the rpoN gene encoding RNA polymerase factor sigma-54: MNLKAGLWQQQTLKLAMTQELSQAIALLQYSAQELTAFLEDKVLENPLMQLESSTVKPMNPLIDRNRRKHQKEEKNWIEQIAEKPFSLEEHLLSQLKITNLSTDQLKVIRHLILHLDENGYFTGHLNEIAESLLVDEELVEECLAVIQTLEPAGIGARNLQECLLMQLYYQNPNNELAQTIITNHFVPFAEKKWRQISKELQVSLKEIQDLFDQVQLLNPKPGAFLREETSSYIIPDAIVERTTDGLEVRMFDDSLPRISFNESYFKKFKDQDQQVSKFLHDKVQDYQWILKAIEQRRETLTRVIAKIVEKQTVCLLKGMKYLEPMTMKEIATELDIHESTVSRAVREKYIQTPLGTFSLKSFFTSTIQTVADDESTSSTQVKNEISNLIEQENKEKPLSDQDIVGLLKENNGIVVSRRTIAKYREQLGIQSSSKRKRFK, encoded by the coding sequence TACTGCCTTTTTAGAAGATAAAGTACTTGAAAACCCCTTGATGCAACTCGAAAGTAGCACGGTCAAGCCAATGAATCCCCTGATTGATCGCAATCGACGGAAACATCAAAAAGAGGAAAAGAATTGGATTGAGCAAATTGCCGAAAAACCATTTTCTCTTGAAGAACACTTACTCTCTCAATTAAAAATAACCAACCTTTCAACAGATCAACTAAAAGTGATACGACATCTCATTCTACATTTAGATGAAAACGGTTACTTTACGGGTCACCTAAATGAAATTGCAGAAAGCTTACTTGTAGATGAGGAACTAGTAGAAGAATGTCTCGCAGTCATTCAAACATTGGAACCGGCAGGAATTGGTGCAAGAAACCTGCAAGAGTGTCTGTTGATGCAACTATATTATCAAAATCCAAATAACGAACTGGCCCAAACCATCATTACAAACCATTTTGTCCCTTTCGCTGAAAAGAAATGGAGACAAATTTCTAAGGAGCTTCAGGTATCACTAAAGGAGATTCAAGATCTATTCGATCAGGTTCAGCTCCTTAATCCAAAACCAGGGGCTTTTCTAAGAGAAGAAACATCATCATATATTATTCCAGATGCCATTGTGGAACGAACGACAGATGGCCTTGAGGTGCGTATGTTTGATGACTCTCTTCCGAGGATTAGCTTTAACGAATCTTATTTCAAAAAATTTAAAGATCAGGATCAGCAGGTCAGCAAATTTCTCCACGATAAGGTTCAGGATTATCAGTGGATTTTAAAGGCCATTGAACAACGAAGAGAGACACTAACAAGAGTCATCGCGAAAATCGTTGAAAAACAAACCGTATGCCTACTTAAAGGGATGAAATATTTAGAACCGATGACCATGAAGGAAATTGCCACCGAGCTTGATATTCATGAATCGACCGTTAGTCGGGCAGTAAGGGAAAAATATATCCAAACTCCGTTAGGGACATTTTCCTTAAAATCCTTTTTTACAAGTACCATACAAACTGTTGCAGATGATGAAAGCACTTCATCAACACAGGTGAAGAATGAGATTAGTAATTTAATAGAACAAGAGAATAAAGAAAAGCCACTTTCTGACCAAGATATTGTTGGTCTTTTAAAGGAGAACAATGGAATCGTGGTATCCAGACGGACCATTGCTAAGTATCGCGAACAATTAGGGATTCAATCTTCCTCAAAAAGAAAAAGGTTTAAGTAA
- the eno gene encoding phosphopyruvate hydratase, translated as MPFIADVYAREVLDSRGNPTIEVEVFTESGAFGRALVPSGASTGEYEAVELRDGDKSRYLGKGVLKAVDNVNEIIAPMLVGEEFSVLDQVSVDHALIELDGTENKGKLGANAILGVSMAVAHAAANYLDIPLYQYLGGFNSKQLPVPMMNIVNGGEHADNNVDIQEFMIMPVGAPSFKEALRMGAEIFHTLKSVLKAKGLNTAVGDEGGFAPNLGSNEEALQTIVEAIEKAGYKPGEEVMLAMDAASSEFYNREDGKYHLSGEGVVKTSAEMVDWYEELANKYPIISIEDGLDENDWEGHKLLTERLGKKVQLVGDDLFVTNTKKLSEGIEKGIGNSILIKVNQIGTLTETFDAIEMAKRAGYTAVISHRSGETEDNTIADIAVATNAGQIKTGAPSRTDRVAKYNQLLRIEDQLGETSQYNGLNSFYNLSK; from the coding sequence ATGCCATTTATTGCAGATGTATACGCTCGTGAAGTATTAGACTCCCGTGGTAACCCAACAATCGAAGTAGAAGTATTCACAGAATCAGGTGCGTTTGGTCGCGCTCTAGTTCCAAGTGGTGCTTCTACTGGTGAATACGAAGCAGTTGAACTTCGTGACGGTGACAAGTCTCGCTACCTTGGTAAAGGTGTTCTTAAAGCAGTTGACAACGTGAACGAAATCATTGCTCCAATGCTTGTAGGAGAAGAATTCAGCGTACTTGATCAAGTATCGGTTGACCATGCATTAATCGAGCTTGATGGAACAGAAAACAAAGGTAAGTTAGGTGCAAACGCAATCCTTGGTGTGTCTATGGCCGTTGCTCACGCTGCAGCAAACTACCTTGATATTCCTTTATACCAATACCTTGGCGGATTCAACTCTAAGCAGCTTCCAGTTCCAATGATGAACATCGTTAATGGTGGAGAGCATGCTGATAACAACGTTGATATTCAAGAATTCATGATCATGCCTGTAGGTGCTCCAAGCTTTAAAGAAGCACTTCGTATGGGCGCTGAAATCTTCCATACATTAAAATCAGTTCTTAAAGCAAAAGGTCTTAACACAGCTGTTGGTGACGAAGGTGGATTTGCTCCAAACCTAGGTTCTAACGAAGAAGCGCTTCAAACAATCGTTGAAGCGATCGAAAAAGCTGGCTACAAGCCTGGCGAAGAAGTTATGTTAGCAATGGATGCTGCATCTTCTGAGTTCTACAACAGAGAAGACGGTAAGTATCATCTTTCTGGCGAAGGTGTTGTGAAAACATCTGCAGAAATGGTTGACTGGTATGAAGAGCTTGCTAATAAATACCCAATCATCTCTATCGAAGACGGTTTAGATGAAAACGACTGGGAAGGTCACAAGCTTTTAACTGAGCGTCTTGGTAAAAAAGTTCAATTAGTTGGTGACGACTTATTCGTAACTAACACTAAGAAGCTTTCTGAAGGTATCGAAAAAGGTATCGGTAACTCCATCCTTATCAAGGTTAACCAAATCGGTACTCTTACTGAAACATTTGATGCAATCGAAATGGCTAAGCGTGCTGGTTACACAGCTGTTATCTCTCACCGTTCTGGTGAAACTGAAGATAACACAATTGCTGATATCGCAGTTGCTACAAATGCAGGTCAAATCAAGACTGGTGCACCATCACGTACAGACCGTGTAGCTAAATACAACCAATTACTTCGTATCGAAGATCAATTAGGTGAAACTAGCCAATACAACGGCCTTAATTCTTTCTATAACTTAAGCAAGTAA
- the tpiA gene encoding triose-phosphate isomerase: protein MRKPIIAGNWKMNKTLSEARSFAEEVKGLVPAADRIDSIICAPALFLQNLVEVTEGSDVKIGAQNMHFEENGAFTGEISPKALADLGVNYVIIGHSERREMFNETDETVNKKALAAFKYNLTPIICCGETLEQRENGETNQLVGDQVKKALAGLTDEQVKQSVIAYEPIWAIGTGKSSTSKDANDVCAHIRQVVSQQFSQDVADAVRIQYGGSVKPENIKEYMAQTDIDGALVGGASLEAQSFLQLLEAGSYE, encoded by the coding sequence ATGCGTAAACCAATCATTGCAGGTAACTGGAAGATGAACAAAACCCTTTCTGAAGCAAGAAGCTTTGCGGAAGAAGTGAAAGGTCTTGTACCTGCTGCAGATAGAATCGATTCTATTATTTGTGCACCTGCTTTATTTTTACAAAACCTTGTAGAAGTAACAGAAGGTAGCGATGTGAAAATTGGTGCTCAGAACATGCACTTTGAAGAAAACGGAGCGTTTACAGGCGAAATTAGCCCAAAAGCACTTGCAGATCTTGGTGTGAACTATGTCATCATCGGCCACTCTGAACGCCGTGAAATGTTCAACGAAACTGATGAAACAGTGAACAAAAAAGCGCTAGCAGCGTTTAAATACAACTTAACTCCAATCATTTGCTGTGGAGAAACGCTAGAACAGCGTGAAAATGGTGAAACCAACCAATTAGTTGGTGACCAAGTGAAGAAGGCATTAGCAGGTTTAACTGATGAGCAAGTGAAGCAATCAGTGATCGCATACGAACCAATTTGGGCGATCGGAACTGGTAAGTCTTCAACTTCTAAGGATGCCAACGATGTTTGCGCGCATATCCGTCAAGTGGTGTCACAGCAATTCTCTCAAGATGTCGCAGACGCTGTAAGAATTCAGTACGGCGGCAGTGTGAAACCGGAAAACATTAAAGAATATATGGCACAGACTGATATTGATGGTGCATTAGTAGGCGGAGCAAGCCTTGAAGCACAATCATTTTTACAGTTACTGGAGGCAGGAAGTTATGAGTAA
- the gpmI gene encoding 2,3-bisphosphoglycerate-independent phosphoglycerate mutase, with protein MSKSPVALIILDGFGCRGEQKGNAVAHAKKPNFDRFWSNYPHSHLTASGEAVGLPEGQMGNSEVGHLNIGAGRIVYQSLTRVNIAIREGEFEKNETFTGAMEHVKKNGTALHLFGLLSDGGVHSHIQHMFALLKLAKEEGVEKVYIHAFLDGRDVGPKTAEKYIQQTLDKMKEYGVGEFATISGRYYSMDRDKRWERVEKSYRSMVYGEGPAYTNPMDVVKDSYEHGIFDEFVIPSVITKEDGQPVATIQDNDAVIFYNFRPDRAIQISNTFTNADFRAFDRGPKHPKDLFFVCLTHFSESVDGYVAFKPSNLDNTLGEVLAQNNLKQLRIAETEKYPHVTFFMSGGREEKFPGEERILINSPKVATYDLKPEMSAYEVTDALLNEIQNDKFDAILLNFANPDMVGHSGMLEPTIKAIETVDECLGKIVDLILEKGGTAIITADHGNADEVITLEGEPMTAHTTNPVPVIVTKQGAELRDGGILGDLAPTMLDLLKVEKPAEMTGTSLIK; from the coding sequence ATGAGTAAATCTCCAGTTGCTCTGATTATCCTTGATGGTTTTGGATGCAGAGGAGAACAAAAAGGTAATGCGGTTGCACACGCGAAAAAGCCTAACTTTGACCGCTTCTGGAGCAACTATCCACATTCTCATTTAACGGCATCTGGGGAGGCAGTCGGCCTACCAGAAGGACAAATGGGGAACTCTGAAGTAGGACACTTGAATATCGGTGCAGGACGTATCGTGTACCAAAGCTTAACACGTGTCAACATTGCTATCCGTGAAGGTGAATTTGAAAAAAATGAAACGTTCACAGGTGCGATGGAACACGTGAAAAAGAATGGCACGGCTCTACACTTATTTGGCTTACTATCAGATGGTGGTGTTCATAGCCATATTCAACATATGTTTGCTTTATTGAAGCTAGCTAAAGAAGAAGGCGTTGAAAAAGTATATATCCATGCTTTCCTTGATGGCCGTGATGTGGGACCAAAAACAGCTGAAAAATATATTCAGCAAACTTTGGATAAAATGAAGGAGTATGGCGTGGGCGAATTCGCAACCATTTCAGGCCGGTACTATTCAATGGACCGTGACAAGCGCTGGGAGCGTGTAGAAAAGTCTTATCGTTCTATGGTGTATGGAGAAGGTCCAGCCTACACAAACCCAATGGATGTTGTAAAGGATTCCTATGAACATGGGATCTTTGATGAATTCGTAATCCCGTCCGTGATTACAAAGGAAGATGGACAGCCAGTTGCAACGATTCAGGACAATGATGCGGTTATTTTCTATAACTTCCGTCCGGACCGTGCGATTCAGATTTCCAATACATTTACGAACGCTGATTTCCGTGCTTTTGACCGCGGACCAAAGCATCCAAAGGATTTGTTCTTTGTCTGCTTAACACACTTCAGTGAATCTGTTGATGGGTATGTAGCCTTTAAACCATCAAACTTAGACAACACGTTAGGTGAAGTCTTGGCTCAAAATAACTTAAAGCAGCTTCGAATTGCGGAAACAGAAAAATATCCTCACGTGACGTTCTTTATGAGCGGCGGACGCGAAGAGAAATTCCCTGGCGAAGAGCGGATCTTAATCAACTCTCCAAAGGTTGCAACCTATGACCTTAAGCCAGAAATGAGTGCATATGAAGTTACAGATGCATTGCTCAATGAAATCCAAAATGATAAATTTGATGCGATCCTCTTGAACTTCGCTAACCCAGATATGGTTGGACACTCTGGAATGCTTGAACCGACAATCAAAGCAATTGAAACGGTGGATGAGTGCCTAGGAAAAATTGTTGACCTGATTCTTGAAAAAGGTGGTACAGCAATTATTACAGCAGACCATGGGAATGCCGACGAAGTAATCACTTTAGAAGGCGAGCCAATGACTGCTCACACAACAAATCCTGTTCCTGTTATTGTAACTAAGCAAGGTGCAGAGTTACGTGACGGCGGAATCCTTGGAGATCTCGCTCCAACTATGTTAGATTTATTAAAGGTTGAAAAACCAGCCGAAATGACTGGGACTTCATTAATAAAATAA
- the pgk gene encoding phosphoglycerate kinase has product MNKKTLKDVDVKGKRVFCRVDFNVPMQDGKITDETRIRAALPTIQYLIEQGAKVILASHFGRPKGKVVEEMRLTPVGLRLSELLGKDVKKADEAYGDSVKALIDTMAEGDVLLLENVRFYPGEEKNDPELAKAFAELADVYVNDAFGAAHRAHASTEGIAHNLPAVSGFLMEKELDVLGKALSNPERPFTAIIGGAKVKDKIGVIENLLELVDNLIIGGGLAYTFVKAQGHEVGKSLLEEDKIDLAKSFMEKAKQKGVNFYMPVDALVADDFSADANSKVVAIEEIPADWEALDIGPKTREIYADVIKKSKLVIWNGPMGVFEIDKFAGGTKAVAEALAEAEGTYSVIGGGDSAAAVEKFDLADKMSHISTGGGASLEFMEGKALPGVVALNDK; this is encoded by the coding sequence ATGAACAAAAAAACATTAAAAGATGTGGATGTTAAAGGTAAACGTGTTTTTTGCCGAGTAGATTTTAACGTCCCAATGCAGGATGGAAAAATTACAGACGAAACACGTATTCGTGCAGCATTGCCAACGATCCAGTACTTAATCGAGCAGGGAGCAAAAGTGATTTTGGCAAGCCATTTCGGTCGACCAAAGGGAAAAGTGGTCGAAGAAATGCGCTTAACTCCAGTCGGTCTTAGACTATCAGAACTTCTTGGTAAAGACGTGAAAAAAGCAGATGAAGCCTATGGCGATTCTGTTAAAGCGTTAATAGACACAATGGCAGAGGGCGATGTTCTATTACTAGAAAACGTACGCTTCTACCCTGGTGAAGAAAAGAATGACCCTGAGTTGGCAAAAGCATTTGCGGAGCTTGCTGATGTTTATGTGAACGACGCCTTTGGTGCGGCACACCGTGCGCATGCTTCAACAGAAGGAATTGCTCATAACCTCCCAGCAGTTTCAGGCTTCTTAATGGAAAAAGAACTTGATGTACTTGGTAAAGCACTTTCTAATCCTGAGCGTCCATTTACAGCGATTATTGGTGGGGCAAAGGTTAAGGACAAGATCGGTGTAATTGAAAATCTATTAGAATTAGTCGACAACCTTATCATCGGTGGTGGACTTGCTTATACATTTGTGAAGGCACAAGGCCATGAAGTTGGAAAGTCTCTTCTTGAAGAAGACAAGATTGACCTAGCTAAATCATTCATGGAAAAAGCAAAACAAAAAGGTGTTAACTTCTATATGCCGGTCGATGCGCTAGTAGCTGATGATTTCTCTGCTGATGCTAATTCAAAAGTGGTAGCAATTGAAGAAATTCCTGCAGATTGGGAAGCTCTTGATATTGGACCAAAAACAAGAGAGATTTACGCTGATGTAATTAAGAAATCAAAACTTGTCATTTGGAATGGACCGATGGGTGTATTTGAAATTGATAAATTTGCTGGCGGTACGAAGGCCGTTGCAGAAGCACTTGCCGAAGCAGAAGGTACATATTCAGTAATTGGCGGTGGAGATTCAGCAGCTGCAGTTGAGAAGTTCGACTTAGCAGATAAAATGAGCCACATTTCTACAGGCGGTGGCGCTTCCCTTGAGTTTATGGAAGGCAAAGCATTGCCAGGCGTCGTTGCGTTAAACGATAAATAA
- the gap gene encoding type I glyceraldehyde-3-phosphate dehydrogenase, whose protein sequence is MAVKVGINGFGRIGRNVFRAALNNSNVEIVAINDLTDANMLAHLLKYDTVHGTLQEDVTVDGEYLVVGGHKVKVIAERDPAQLGWGDLGVDVVVESTGRFTKREDAAKHLEAGAKKVIISAPASNEDITIVMGVNEDKYDADNHHVLSNASCTTNCLAPFAKVLNDTFGIKRGMMTTIHSYTNDQQILDLPHKDYRRARAAAENMIPTSTGAAKAVSLVLPELKGKLNGMAMRVPTPNVSIVDLVMELDKEVTAEEINASLKEAAEGPLKGILAYSDLPLVSTDYNGSTASSTIDALSTMVLEGNMVKVLSWYDNEVGYSNRVVDLCDYIAAKGL, encoded by the coding sequence ATGGCAGTAAAAGTTGGTATTAATGGATTTGGACGTATTGGTCGTAACGTATTCCGTGCGGCATTAAACAATAGCAATGTAGAAATCGTTGCAATCAATGACTTAACTGATGCAAACATGCTTGCGCATCTTTTAAAATATGATACAGTTCACGGAACTCTTCAAGAAGATGTAACTGTTGACGGTGAATACTTAGTAGTTGGCGGACACAAAGTAAAAGTTATCGCTGAGCGCGACCCTGCACAACTTGGTTGGGGAGACCTTGGTGTTGATGTAGTAGTTGAATCTACTGGCCGTTTCACAAAGCGTGAAGATGCAGCGAAGCACCTTGAAGCAGGCGCTAAAAAAGTTATCATCTCTGCACCAGCATCTAACGAAGATATCACAATCGTTATGGGTGTTAACGAAGACAAGTACGATGCAGATAACCACCACGTATTATCAAACGCATCTTGTACTACAAACTGCTTAGCTCCATTTGCTAAAGTATTAAACGATACTTTCGGAATCAAGCGCGGTATGATGACAACTATTCACTCTTATACAAATGACCAACAAATCCTTGACTTGCCACACAAGGACTACCGTCGTGCTCGTGCAGCAGCTGAAAACATGATCCCAACTTCAACTGGTGCTGCAAAAGCCGTTTCTCTTGTATTACCAGAACTTAAGGGTAAATTGAATGGTATGGCAATGCGCGTTCCAACTCCAAACGTGTCAATCGTTGACTTGGTTATGGAATTAGATAAAGAAGTAACGGCTGAAGAAATTAATGCTTCATTAAAAGAAGCTGCAGAAGGCCCATTAAAAGGAATTTTAGCTTACAGTGATCTTCCATTAGTTTCAACTGACTACAACGGAAGCACTGCTTCATCTACAATCGATGCATTATCAACTATGGTTCTTGAAGGAAACATGGTGAAAGTATTATCTTGGTACGATAACGAAGTTGGTTACTCTAACCGCGTTGTTGACCTTTGTGATTATATCGCAGCAAAAGGACTTTAA
- a CDS encoding glutaredoxin family protein — MSQTTITLYTRKSCPLCDKAKDTLLELKEEWNFHLEEIDIETSDELTERYGLMIPVVLIDGVEAGYGFVNKFDIRNRLHEKKAIL; from the coding sequence ATGTCACAAACTACGATTACCCTATATACAAGAAAAAGCTGTCCATTATGTGATAAAGCGAAGGACACTCTCCTTGAATTAAAAGAGGAATGGAATTTTCACCTCGAAGAAATTGATATTGAAACAAGTGATGAATTAACAGAACGATATGGACTGATGATTCCAGTGGTTCTCATTGACGGAGTAGAGGCAGGATATGGCTTCGTTAACAAATTTGACATAAGAAATCGTTTACATGAAAAAAAGGCAATTTTATAA